The Thermodesulfobacteriota bacterium sequence AGTAGGGTCTCGCTGAGCCGGGCGAGCGTCGCCTCCTCTTCCCTTGTCGGGAGGTTGCAGTAGCATGTCCGCGCGGGCGGCTCTTGCCGAGCCCCATGCGGCTGGGCAGTTGCGACATCCGGGGGTGTTGTGCGATGGGATTCGTGTCCGTGGGATTGGCAAAGACCACTCCCCCGACGGCTACCGGCCGGCTGCCGCGGCGCCGTCTCTTCGAGCGCCTGGACGGCGGACCTGACCCGGCGGTCCTCTGGATCTCCGGGCCCGCGGGCTCCGGAAAGACCACTCTCGTCAGTTCCTACCTCGAGGACAGGAGGCGGCCGGTTTTCTGGTACCAGGTGGACGGGGGTGACGAAGACCTCGCCACCTTCTTCCACTATGGGCGCCTCGCGGGAGAACGAGCGGCGCCCGCGACCTCCCCGCCCCTGCCGTCCTTTTCCCAGCAGAACGCTTTCGGCGTCGCCGAGTTCAGCCGCCAGTTCTTTGCGTGCCTCTTCGAGCGCCTCCCCGCCGCCTTCCTCCTGGTCCTCGACAAACTACACAAGGTTTCCCCCGGCGCGCCCATGCACGCCGCCCTGCTCGAGGCGCTCACCCGCCTCCCCGTGGGAGCCCGGCTGGTGCTGTTGAGCCGAAGCGACCCGCCCCCTGCCTATGCGGCCTTGCGTGCCCAGCGCCAAATGGACGTGCTCGGGTGGGAGGAGCTGCGCCTGACGCGCGAGGAGGTCGGGCAGATCGCCGCAAGCCATGGACTTTCGGGCGCGTCGGACCGCGACATCGACCACCTCCACGAGATCGTGGACGGCTGGACGGCCGGGCTGCTGCTCATCCTGGAAGACGCACGGCGTCACGGATTCCTCGTCCGGCGGCACGCGTTCTCCGGTCAGGAGCAGGTGTTCGACTACTTCGCGAGCGAGATCCTCGATCGCCTCGACGAAACGATCCGAGAGTTCCTGCTGAAGACCGCGTGGCTGCCAGACCTGACGGCGGCGTGGGCGCAGCAGCTCACCGGAAATCCCTCCGCGGAGCAAATCCTGTCGGCCCTGCACCGGAACAACCACTTCACCGAAGAGCGCCTCCTTGACCAACCCGTGTACCAGTACCACTTCCTGTTTCGCGAGTTCCTCCTGCGGCGGTCGATGCAGACGTTCTCCGCGGCCGCGTTGACGGCCCTGCAGCGCCAGGCGGCAGCGCTGCTGCACGAAGGCGGCCGTGAGGAAGATGCGGTGCCGCTATTGGTTCAGGCCAGCGCGTGGTCGGACCTCGCCCGGGTGATCCTGCACCAGGCCCCGAAACTGGTGGAACAGGCCCGTCACCTCGTGCTGACCAAGTGGCTGCACGATCTCCCGGCCGAGATCGTCCACGACGACCCCTGGCTTTCCTACTGGGAGGGCGTCGCCCAGGTGCCGTACGACATGGTAGCGAGCCGGCGCCACCTCACCCGAGCGCTCGCTCGCTTCAGGGCGGAGGGCGAGCTCCAGGGCTACGCCCGCGCCTGGATTCACCTCGTCACCACCTACGTGGCCGAGTTCCACGATTTCCAGTCCCTGGACCCCTGGATCGAGGAGATCCTTGCCATCCTTCCGGGTTCTGCCCACACGCTGCCCCGCCAACTGGATGCCGACCTGGCTTTGGCGATCTTCTCCGCCCTGATGTTCCGGCAGCGACATCACCCGCAGTTGCCGCACTGGACGGAGCGGGTGGAAGAGTTGGTGCAAGAGGGCGGGGCGCCCGCCCGCCGGGTCGCAGCCGGCGCCCGGCTGCTGCTCCACTACACTTACTCCGGGGAATTCTCCAAAGCGGCACGTCTCGTCGCTCTGCTCCGCCCCTTGGTGAAGCTCGACACCACGCCCCCCTTCCTGGTGCTCGAGTGGCTGGCCCACGAGGTCGCGTATCACTGGCTGGCAGGATCTCCCGGCCCCGCGATCGACATGGTCAGGCAGGGGCTGGAACGCGCAGCGACCGCCGGAATCCCCGTGTTCAACTCCACCTTCTGCGCAGTGGGAACCTGGGACGCCGTGACTCGAGGAGACCATCGGACCGCGACAGAGTTGTTGGACCGAATGGCCCGGGAGATCCCTTCCCATCGCCTCAACGACGTCGCGCGCTACCAGTACCTGCGCGCCCTCGACGACGGGGCAAGAGGAAACTTCAGCACTGCAATGGAGTTGGCCGCCAGCGCTCTGGAGCTCGCCGATCGCAGCGGTTTCCCGTTCTCGTTGTGTCTGTGCTCGACCGCCGTGGGACATCTGCTCACGGAGAGGGGAGAGCACGAGGAGGCGACGCGGCGTCTCGAAGCCGCCCACGAGCTCGCCCGTGCGGCCAAGACTCCCTACCTCGAATTCGTCTGCGGTTTCTACCGAGCGCATCTCGCCTTCCGCAGGGGAGAGCCGGCGCTGGGCAGAGATCGTCTTCGGGAAACGCTGCGCCTCGGTCGGGAGAACTCTTGGTTCGTCCTTGCGTGGTGGCAGCCCGATCGAGTCACGGACCTCTGTGTCAAAGCGCTCGAGGCGGGCATCGAGGTCGAATACGTACAGGAGTTCGTCCGGCGCCGCCATCTCGTCCCCCGCACGCCTCCCCTCCACCTGGAGGAGTGGCCGTGGGGCGTGCGGATCTTCACGCTGGGACGCTTCGACGTCGTGGTGGACGGCCGTTCGCTGCGCTCCGCTCCCGACTGGCGCCGCAAGACGCTGTATCTGCTCAAGGCACTCATTGCCCTGGGCGGCCGCGACGTGCAGGAGTGGCAGCTCCTCGACGCGCTCTGGCCGGACGCCGACGGCGATCTTGCCCACCGTTCTTTCGCGACGACCCTCTACCGCCTCCGAAAGCTCCTCGGCGTGCCCGAGGCGCTCCGTCTCCGAGGTGGCCGCCTGACTCTCGACGATCACCATGTCTGGGTCGACGTGTGGGCACTCGAGCGCGTTCTCGACCTGGCCGAGAAATCGTCCCGGGAGGCTTCTCAGGCAAGCTCCGACCGGGAGCACCGCATCATCAAGGTGATGGGCTTGTACCGCGGTTCCTTTCTCGCCGAGGACGCCGATCAGCCCTGGAGCTTTCACCGCCGGGAGGGCCTGCGCAGCCGCTTCCTGCACGCGGTGAAAAGCTCGGGGCAAGTCCTCGAGCGCTGCGGCCGCACGGAGTCGGCGGCCGCGCTCTACCGCAAGGCCCTGGAGGTCGAGGCCTCGAACGACGTCCAACGCCGGTTGGCGGCGTGCGCAGCACAGCTCGGCCAGAAACGGGAACCGCAGCTCTGAGCTGCGGCGGCTCGTTGCAGAGGCGCTCCAGGGTTCGATTTCTCGCCGTGTGACCTTTTTGTGTCCGCCGCCGCTGTACCCTCCTTTGACCCGTTGGCGGTTCCCGGCCCGGTCATCGCCATCCGGATCCCATTCCGGTGTTCCCGCAGTGTCGGGTGCAGATTCACCCACGGGCCCGTTCAGATAGGGGTCTGATCGGGGGTTGGGTGTGGTGTGGAGCGAAAGGAGGATGTCATGAGAAGGCGCGGCTTCTGGGGTTGGACTCTTGCCGTTCTTCTGGTTCTTGGGATTGTTTCCCCGAGCGGCGCGCAAGAGGGTGTCTCGTTCAGTTGGGCCGGAGTGACCCATTACACCCTGTGGGACGGCAGCGAGATGGACGGTCTCGACGTCGGGCTGCCGGATACCGGGAACGGCCTCGACGGCCGGACCGTGGCCGTGAGCGGGCCCGGCGGCTTCCACTACACGTTTACCGACGAGGATATCAGCCCCTGGCTGGGCGGAACCCTCTCGGCGTTCCAATGGTTCCCCTTGCTGGAGGAGGGTCATTACACCTTCACGGTCACGGGTGCCGACGCCAGTTCGGTCACCCAGGTCGACCTCCACGAGGGAAGTCGGGCCCTTCCTGTCCTCGATCCGGCAACGCTGCAACTCCGGCGGATGGCAGATGGTGGGTATCGAGTCCACTGGACCCTGGCGCCGGAAGCGCGCACCTACTGGTACCGGCTGCGGATCGTCGATGACGCCGACGTGCCCGTCTACACCGGCAGCCGCCGACAGGCGACGACCGAGGATGTGCCGGCCGGACTCCTCACAGATGGAGCCGCCTATCGGGTGCGCATCGAGGTGTTCGACAGTCCCACTTTCGAGCAGCTCTTCAACCGTTCCCACAGCCCTTGGATCGACTTCACCCCGGATCCGGGCCACTACGACCCGCGTCTGCAGCTGGTGCAGTCCGCCGCCGTCAACCACCGAGTTTCCTTTGACGGGGAGGTAGGGACCGGGTTCTCTCTCATGGTGCACAACGCGCCAACCGTGTCCCTGATCGAAGTAACCGGTCCTGCAGGCTTTTCCACGACCTTCGACCTCCCAACAGATTACGACCCCCAATTCAACGAGTTCCTCCGGATGGTCCAGGGGTCCTGCATTCCGGGCTTGTACACGTTTCGCATCGTGTCGGAGACGGTGGGGGCGGGGCCGGTGGAGCAGTTCGCGTACGCCCAGCTGACCGAGGCGGTGATCTACCCGGCCTTAGATGCGGCAACCTGGCAGGCGGAGGAGACCCCCTGGGGGGCGATCCGCCTCAGTTGGACCGGGGTGGACCGGGCCGATACCCTCTACTATCGCGTGATGCTGAAAGACGACTCCGGCTGGCTGTCGATCACAACCCGGCGGAGCCAGGCGCTCGTGGACCTGGACCCCGCCTTGCTCCAGGGCCGCTCCGGGCTGGAGTGGCGGGTGGAAGTCCACGACTCGGAGAACTACCAGACCGTGAGAAATCGACGCCATGGGCCGTTTGTGCCCCTGGCAATCCAACCCTACACGGGGGTCCGAGATCTGGCGGGTTCGCAGGTTCGCCATCGCGTGAATCCCGACGGAAGGTATTTCACGGACCTCTGGTTCGACCTCGTCGACAACTTTGCCACCTCGCCCATCGAGAATCTCTGGGTGAGCGGACCCGGGGGGTTCCACCTCTCCCTTGCGGATATCGAGGCAGATCCGCTGTGTCGGTACCTCGAGGACACCGTCAGCGGCATGGGCTACCATTGCCGACTGGACAGCATTCCCCCGGCCGCCGGGCTGTTCACGTTTGTCCTGCAGGACGCGAATGGACAGCGGGTCCTCTATGATTACCAGCCCGAGCCCTCCCCCGTGCCGGTCCCGGATTATCGGACCTTCAATGTGAGCGTCGAATCCAACGACAACCTGCGTCTTACCTGGGCTCCAGTGCAGGCAGGGCGGCCCGTGTGGTACATGGCGAGCTTTCTCCGGCTGACCGATCAGACCGGCGACGGCAGTGTTGACGAAGTGTACAACTCCGGCTTGCTCAACAGGCCCGTCTGGAGTTTCTCTCCCACGTCCCTCCCCGACGAGCCGCTGATGCTTCGGCTCCAGGTGCGCAATACGTCCAACTGGAGCCTGGTAAGCGAGCGGTCCATGGCGGTGTTCGTGGGCTGGGAGGGGCCCGGCTTCGATTACAGCTCGGTCCCCAATGAGGACGGCGACGACCTCGCTGCCAACGTGGATCCGGACGATACGGACGCTTCCATGTCCGCCGCCTGCTTGATGTATGGGGGGCTGGACTACTGCCCGCCGGCCAAGGCCGTGGGCCTGACGCCGTCGCTGCCGAGCCCCCAGGCTGTCGGGACGGCGGTGACGTTTACGGCGGGTGCCCAACCCGCGGGGGGAACCTACGAGTACCGGTTCTGGCTCAAGGAGGGCGCGACCTGGACCGTGGTGCAGAATTACGGGCCCAGCACACAATGGACTTGGAGCACCGCCGGTGGGGCGGCGGGCACCTACTACGTGCAGGTCGACTCCCGCAGGGTGGGCTCCACGGCGAACCGGGAGACGGCCAAGGTGGTCGCCTACACCCTCACGGCGCCGACCACCCCGGCCACCGGCGTCACCCTCACCCCGAGCCTGGCGAGCCCCCAGGCGGTGGGCACGAGCGTCCTCTTCACCGCCGCGGGACTGCCCGAGGGCGGGAGCTACGAGTACCGGTTCTGGCTCAAGGAGGGAGCGACCTGGGCCGTCGTGCAGAGCTACTCCGCCAGCGCCCAGTGGACCTGGAGCACCGTAGGCAAGGCCCCGGGCACCTACTACGTCCAGGTCGACTGCCGCGCCGTGGGCTCCACCGTGAACCGGGAAGCGGCCAAGGTGGTCGCCTACACCCTCACGGCGCCAACGACCCCGGCCACCGGCGTCACCCTCACCCCGAGCCTCCCCAGCCCACAGCCCGTGGGCACCGGGATCACCTTTACCGCGGCCGGGCTCCCGGACGGAGGCACCTACGAGTATCGGTTCTGGCTCAAGGAGGGAGCGACCTGGACCGTGGTGCAGCACTACTCCGCCAGCGCCCAGTGGACCTGGAGCACCACGGGAAAGGCCGAGGGCACCTACTACGTCCAGGTCGACTGCCGGGCCGTGGGCTCGACGGTGAACCGGCAGGCGGCCAAGGTGGTCGCCTATGTCCTGGCGGCGCCCACCACCCCGGCCACCGGCGTGACCCTCACCCCGAGCCTCCCCAGCCCACAGCCCGTGGGCACCGGGATCACCTTTACCGCGGCCGGGCTTCCCGAGGGCGGCACCTACGAGTACCGGTTCTGGCTCAAGGAAGGGGCCGTCTGGACCGTGGTGCAGCACTACTCCGCCGGCGCCCAGTGGACCTGGAGCACAGGGGGTAAGGCTCCCGGCACCTACTACGTGCAGGCCGACTGCCGCGCCGCGGGCTCCACCGCCAACCGGGAGGCGGCCAAGGTGGTGAGTTACACGCTGCAATAGAGCCAACGGGCCCGCTGGCGGACGGCTGGGGTCGGAGCGCCGGCCGCCCTCGGGCCCCTGGCAGGTGGGTGCCTCCCGGCAGGTGCTGGTGGCGGGGCGTCGGGCGGGAGCGCCGTGGAGGGAGATGACCTCGCGCGTCCCCGAGAGCCTGCGGCCGGCCCCCTACACGCAGCGGTGCCAGGGCCGCACGACGAACGGCCCCTGGCACCATCCCTGCGGACCGCCGCAGATCAGGACTCCGGTCTCGGCCACGGGAAGCCCCAGCCGCAGGTAGTAGCGCAGCCCAGCGAAGACGGCCGGGTCGATGGTCTCCCCCGCCTTGATTTCGATGGGGTGGAGTGGTCGCCGTGGGTGGCTGCGCCGGCCCCTACCGCCTTTCGGGCCGGGCCCGAACGAACCGCGCCGCGCCGATGAGCCCCGACCCCAGGAGCAGCAGCGTGCCCGGCTCCGGCACGACCGCGGCGGGAGGCACCCCGTTTGGCTCCAGCCTCAGCTCCACGGCATCGAGCCTCACGTTCCAGAGCCGCAGCGTGAGGTCCAGGGAGTCGGAGGTCATCCACGAGAGGTCGATGCCGGTCTCCACCCAGCCTACGGTTTGATTGGGGGCCAGTCCGTCGCCCAAGGACTGCACGGGTCCGGTGGCAAAGGAACAGGTCGTCGGGACCAGGGGCTCCGTCACCGCCACGGCATCCTCGTCCTGCATATTCTTCACCCCCAACAAGACCTCGTATTGATTCCAGGAGGTGTCGACGTAATCTCCCTTCTGCGCATAGAACCGGAGGCTTGCAGACTGGAGCCCTTCACGGTCGATGCCAGAGACATCGAAATGGAGCCAAACCGCGTCGAAAAACCTTGCAGACTTCCCCGTGGCATAGTAGTCCGCGTCCACGGTTCCCACCCTCTGCGGAGCCCACACCCCGTCCAGCTCGCGCAAGAGCTCCGTCACATCGTCCTCTGCCGTGAATACCTTGCCCACCTCGTTCTGGAACGAGATTCCAGACCCGAGAGCGACGGTGATCGGGGTGGAGTGAACGGTGCCCACATGGGCAGTGGCCAGCAGCAGGCTGGCAATACCAAGGGTGAGCCATCGGGGCATGGGTCAAACCTCCTGTTTGGCCGCGAACCCAACGGGTCGCCGCGCACGTCCGTTGCCGTCGGCCAGAGGAAGAAGCACAAAACATGCCGGCGGGCTCCGAACCCGCTCCCACGCGTCCTTGCGCCGTTTCGGCTTGTCCCTCGCAGGCGCTACAGGGGTTTCAGTGGGCATTGATTGGAAAAAAAATACCCACTCTCTGGAAAATGGGTAATAGCATGCCCTCTCACGCCAGGCCACGACTCCGGTCGGGCTCGCGAGGTGGGAGGTCGGCCGGCAGAAAGCGGGCGCGACGCGCGACTACGGGGGACGGGGAAGAGTCTCGGAGAGGACCCACTCCCCCGGGGCGCGGGGCACGGGAACCCCGTCCATCTCGACGCGGGTGCCCCGGACGAGAAAGGCCGCGGCGCCGTTCGCCCCCAAGGTCACCGCCGCGATCTCCGCATCGGTGGCGAAGCGGCGGCCCGCTGCCTCGACGCTTCGCTGCACGCCGGCCTCTCCCCAGAGGAGCAGGTACGTCACGCCGTCCACCTCGGCCACCGCACCCCCCTGCCCGCCGGCCCCCCCGAGAGGTACCACCCGGGCTGCCTCCACGGAGGCCGGGCCGGGTTCGGCGCGGACCTCCACCTCGTCGAACCAGCACTGCCCCTGCCCGAAGAACTGGAGGGCCAGGCTGATCTGCTCGGTACCTTCCGGCACCGTCGCCGTCACCTCGTAGCGCGCCCACTCGGGCGCCGTCGGGCCGGGGCCCTGGGTGCGGGCAAACGCCTTCCCCCCCTTCCAGAAGAAGAACACGCTGCTCGCCCCCGTAGGGGCGGTGCTGCGGCCCCAGAACCGGGCGGTCACCCGCGTGCCCGCCGGCAGGGCGAAGCGGCTCGAGTAGTAGTAGCCGGCCCCGTCGATGCGGGCCGACGCGCGCCCGCCGCGGCGGACGGCGGTATCGAGCACGTGGTTGGGGCCCTGCCCCTGCGCATTGCGGATCTGCCAGCCGGCCAGGCCGTCCTCGAACCCAGGGTTGGCAAGGAGGCGGGCGTGCCGCCGCGGCACCAGCACCGTCGTGACCCAGGCCCGTCGGGCGCGGCCCGTGGTCGCCGCCAGGTAGGGCCCGCGCCGCTCCGCCCCGGGGTAGCTGGCGGCCGAGAGGGAGACGCCCCCGGGAGAGAACGGATGGATCTCGAGAAGGCTCCGCCGCCCCACCGCGCGGGCCGCGCCGCCCCCGAGCTCGAAGGTCCCGCCCTGGGGCAGGTGGAAGAGCAGGGAGTAGGCCCGGGGCTCCGGGGCCTCCAGGGTGTCGCGCACGAAGAACACGCCGGGCTTGGCGAAGACGATCTCCCGGGTGAACCGCTCGAGCACCCGCACCCCGTCCGGGTTGTAGCTCTCCGCCGCCTCCCCCCGCACGTAGTCGAAGTCCTCCCCCCCGAAGAAGGCCGCGATCCTCGCCCGGTCCAGGTGCACCTGGTCGCGGCCCGGCGTGCTGATGGCGTGGCTCTTCAGGTAGGGAGCGTCCAGATCCAGGACCGCGGTGTTGTGGCCCAGGGTGCCCACGGAGTAGCGCCGCTCCGCCGGCTCGAAGTACGTCCGCGAGCCCGGATCCGAGGCAATCCACTCCCCCCCGTAGCTCAGTTGAAAGCTGTTGTGATCGAAGTGGTTGTGACCCACGACCCGGTCCCGAGGGCCGGCCTTGAAGGCCAGGAAGGGGCCGTCCTCCCGGTAGCCGTCCCGCAGCACCGCGTAGCCCGCCGAAGGAAAGGCCCCCGAGGGGCGGAACGGGGGCGGGGCGATCCGGAGGCGGGCCGGGTCCAGCACGAGGAGGTTTCGGGGCGAGGGCTCGCCCAATGCCCCGATCCGATCGCCGTACCAGGCGGCCGCCGTGTCGCCCCGAAGGGCCAGCATCGTGAGAATGCGGCCGAACCCCGGCGTGGGGTTCCCGTCGCCGAAGGTCGGCTGCGTTCCGGTGCCCGGGTCGAGCAGGCTCACGCAGTACCGCGGCAACGAGCGGAGGAAGGGATGGGTCCAGAGGTCGTGGGGGACCCCGGCGGTATCCAGCGCCCAGAGGAGGTCCGCCAGGTTGTCCGTTGCGTACGTGCCGTACACCGCCCCTTCGAGGGGTGCGCCGTCCGGGTCCTGGGCGTCCAGGTAGCCGCGCGCCTTGGCGACCGCCTGATCGAGCCACGCCTCCGCCCGGGG is a genomic window containing:
- a CDS encoding PEP-CTERM sorting domain-containing protein, which encodes MPRWLTLGIASLLLATAHVGTVHSTPITVALGSGISFQNEVGKVFTAEDDVTELLRELDGVWAPQRVGTVDADYYATGKSARFFDAVWLHFDVSGIDREGLQSASLRFYAQKGDYVDTSWNQYEVLLGVKNMQDEDAVAVTEPLVPTTCSFATGPVQSLGDGLAPNQTVGWVETGIDLSWMTSDSLDLTLRLWNVRLDAVELRLEPNGVPPAAVVPEPGTLLLLGSGLIGAARFVRARPERR
- a CDS encoding heparinase II/III family protein; amino-acid sequence: MTILARKGRFVGGAVLLALAWLAVAAPAAGAAPDPRIFVTPEVLARVRAALSAPAAAAVSGSAAQSWEAVRRRADQLAAAPPYRYQVDIPGREGGPSKSWSYTLSDAPPPRHDDSPHYPVWTAMFQERADSITTRLQHFLIAWRISGELRYFEKAREIVWHLASWPGIWTDPSYGGGRPSLDTGHAAVWVGVFYDWCRDPLSAAERARVRAALAEKALAPLSARVGQLDSYHNFAAVAATGLGIGAVALLGDDPRAEAWLDQAVAKARGYLDAQDPDGAPLEGAVYGTYATDNLADLLWALDTAGVPHDLWTHPFLRSLPRYCVSLLDPGTGTQPTFGDGNPTPGFGRILTMLALRGDTAAAWYGDRIGALGEPSPRNLLVLDPARLRIAPPPFRPSGAFPSAGYAVLRDGYREDGPFLAFKAGPRDRVVGHNHFDHNSFQLSYGGEWIASDPGSRTYFEPAERRYSVGTLGHNTAVLDLDAPYLKSHAISTPGRDQVHLDRARIAAFFGGEDFDYVRGEAAESYNPDGVRVLERFTREIVFAKPGVFFVRDTLEAPEPRAYSLLFHLPQGGTFELGGGAARAVGRRSLLEIHPFSPGGVSLSAASYPGAERRGPYLAATTGRARRAWVTTVLVPRRHARLLANPGFEDGLAGWQIRNAQGQGPNHVLDTAVRRGGRASARIDGAGYYYSSRFALPAGTRVTARFWGRSTAPTGASSVFFFWKGGKAFARTQGPGPTAPEWARYEVTATVPEGTEQISLALQFFGQGQCWFDEVEVRAEPGPASVEAARVVPLGGAGGQGGAVAEVDGVTYLLLWGEAGVQRSVEAAGRRFATDAEIAAVTLGANGAAAFLVRGTRVEMDGVPVPRAPGEWVLSETLPRPP